In Candidatus Pantoea floridensis, the genomic window TGCACAACCCGAAACGCATGGCGATTGCCTGCGGCATCATCGGCATGATCGTGGTGGCCTTCCTCAATAGCACCGCCTCAGCGGTTCCTGCGGCACTGCAGGTTACGGCAGTGAAAGTGCTGGTACCGGCAGCGAATCTGTTGGTGAACACCGTAATGCCGGTGATCTTCTGGCTGGCGGCGATTGATGCCGGTAAGAAATCAGGCTTCTGGGCCACCATTTTTGGCGGTCTGGCGCAGTTGATTATGGGGAACGCGGTGCCAGGTTTGGTGCTCGGTATTCTGATTGGTAAAGGCGTGGAAGAGAGCGGCTGGAATAAGGTCACTAAAGTGATGATGTTCGCCATCGTGCTGCTGTTTGCGTTAAGCGGCTTCTTCCGCGGATTCGACATGAAACTGCTGCAATCCTTCCAGCTGGGTATTCCGGGCTGGCTGGATATGATCCACAACAGCGTCAGCGGCAAATAAGGAGCCATCAGCATGAACGAGAACGTAAACAAAGGGTTCTGGTACGCCGACTGGTCTTTCCCGATTTTTGTCGGTTTGCTCTCTTCCGGCGTATTTGCCGGTACGCACATGTATTACCTGTATGGCATTGGTGCCTTCAACGAAGTGGCGTTCGTTTCGATGCTGCGTTCCGGTATGGAAACCGGCGTGTATGGCGCGGTAGCGGCGTTTGGCGCCAGCTTCCTGTTCGCACGCATTATCGAAGGTTCGCTGGTGGGGATTCTCGATATTGGCGGTGCGATCCAGACTGGCGTCGGCCTCGGTGTGCCTGCGCTGCTGCTGGGTGCCGGTATTGTTTTCCCGGTGGCGAACTTCGCCGCGTCGTTGGCAACCGGTTTGGTGGTGGGTTTAGCGATTGGATATCTGATTATTCTGGCGCGTAAGTTCACCATTAACCAAAGCGACTCCACCTACGGTGCGGACGTGATGATGGGCGCGGGTAACGCTTCAGGTCGCTTCCTGGGGCCGTTGATTATCCTGTCTGCGATGGCCGCATCCATTCCTATCGGCCTGGGTTCATTGGTGGGCGCGCTGCTGTTCTACCTGTGGAACAAGCCGATTACCGGCGGCGCAATTCTGGGTGCCATGGTGCTGGGCGCGCTGTTCCCGATTTCGCTGTAATGCGGCTGATTGGACGGTCGCCATTAATGGCGACCCTACATGTTGGGGGCGCATTCATGCGCACCTGAAAAATCGCAGTAAAGGAGTGAGCATGTTTGATCTGATTCTGCGCCGCGCACGTCTGTGCGACGAACAGCTGGTGGATATCGCCATCCAGCACGGCAAAATTGTCGCCGTCGGTGAAGTGAATGGCACGGCGCAGCAGGAGCGCGATTTGGCGGGGCGCTTCTACGTGAGCGCTGGCTGGATTGATAGCCACGTGCACTGTTATCCCAAATCCCCGATTTATCACGATGAAGCCGATAGCATTGGCATGGCGCAAGGCGTCACCACGGTGGTTGATGCGGGCAGCACCGGCGCGGATGACATCGACGACTTCTATCAGCTCACGCGTACGGCAACCACCGAAGTTCGCGCGCTGATTAACATTTCACGCACCGGTATTGTGACGCAAAACGAGCTGGCCGATATGGCGCAGATCGATGGCGATGCGGTGGTGCAGGCGGTAAAACGCCGTCCCGACTTTATCGTTGGCCTGAAAGCGCGCATGAGCAGCAGCGTAGTGGGCGAAAACGGCATTCAGCCGCTGGTGCGCGCCAAAGCCATTCAGCAGGCAGCAGGTAATCTGCCGCTGATGGTACACATCGGTAACAATCCGCCGGTGCTGGAGGAGATTGCCGATCTGCTGACCTCCGGCGACATCATCACGCACTGCTTCAACGGCAAACCGAACCGTATCTTGTCTCCGCAGGGCGAGCTCAAAGCCGCAGTGAAAAATGCCATCGCGCGCGGCGTGAAGCTGGATATCGGTCACGGCAGCGCCAGCTTCAGTTTTGCAGTGGCACGCGAGGCGATCGCGCAGGGCATTCTGCCTGACACCATCAGCTCCGACATTTATTGCCGCAACCGCCTCAACGGACCGGTGCATAGCCTGGCGCACGTGATGTCGAAATTCTTCAGTATTGGCATGACGCTGCCGCAAATTATTGCATGCGTCACCGCCAATGCCGCCGCTGGCCTGCGTCTGGCGGGCAAAGGGCGCTTAACCGAAGGTTATGACGCCGACCTGACCATTTTTACCGTCAAAGAGGAAACCCGCTCGTTCGTCGATGCTGAAGGCGACCAGGTTTTGGGTGAACAACATTTGCTGCCGCAGGCCGTAGTTATCGGCGGTCACTGGCATCTGACTGATGAAGGGAAAGCCAATCATGTCTTCGATTTATGAAAAATATGACCTGAAACAGGTCATCAACGCCTCGGGCCGCATGACGATTTTAGGCGTGTCCACGCCGTCCGCGGATGTGGTAGACACCGTAGGCTACGGTCTGAATCACTATTTCGAGATGAAAGATCTGGTCAACAAGACCGGCGCTTACATCGCCACATTGCTGGACGTGGAAAGCGCAGTAGTGGTGTCCTGCGCCTCGGCGGGCATCGCGCAGAGCGTGGCGGCGGTGATCGTTAAAGACAACGACTGGCTGCTGGAAAATCTGCACGCCGCGCCGCTTAACGTACCGCACGATATCGTGGTGCCAAAAGGGCACAACGTGAACTTCGGCGCACCGGTCGGCACCATGGTGGCGCTGGGTGGTGGTCGCCTGATCGAAGCGGGCTACAGCAACGAATGTTCGCCAGAGCAGCTGGCGGCGGCGATCACGCCCACCACCGCGGCACTGATGTATATCAAATCGCACCACTGCGTACAGAAAAGCCATCTGAGCGTTGAGCAGGCGGCCGTCGTGGCGCGCAAACACAGTATTCCCCTGATTGTGGATGCCGCAGCTGAAGAAGATTTGCAGTGCTATTACAAAATGGGCGCTGATTTAGTGATTTACAGCGGTGCCAAGGCGATTGAAGGGCCAACCAGCGGTCTGGTGATTGGCCGCACGCAGTACGTTGAGTGGGTGAAACGTCAAAGCAACGGCATTGGCCGCGCGATGAAAGTCGGCAAAGAGGGCATCCTCGGCCTGACGCAGGCAATTGAAAACTATCTGGTACAGCCAAAAACCAGCGGTGCCGAGATGGTGGCTAACATGACGCCGTTTATCGACAACCTCAACACGCTGAACGGCGTGAGCGCGCGCGTGGTGTGGGATGCGGCAGGGCGCGATATTGCGCGTGCCGAAATCAAGTTCGATGAAGCGGTCACCGGCTGGCCGACCGGCGAGCTGGTACAGGCGCTGAAAACCGGCGACATCGCCATCTATTTCCGTGGCTACAAAGCCAACGAAGGCATTATCGAAGCCGATGTGCGCAGCGTCAGCGCCGAACAGCTGCACATCATCTTTAGCGCTATCCAGGCGTTGATCAGCGGAGGAAAACGCGCATGAGTCTGAACCCGAATTTTTATCAGGATCGCCTGTGCCTTAACGTACTGGCCGGTTCCAAACAGAATGCCAAAGAAATCTGGCAGGCGGCCGAAGGCCATGTTTTGGTCGGCGTGTTATCGAAAAACTATGCCAGTAATGAAGACGCGATTGCCGATATGCGTGAGTATGCGGCGCTGATCGACAACGCGCTGTCAGTTGGGCTGGGCGCGGGCGATCCCAATCAGTCGACGATGGTGAGCGAAATCTCGGCGGTGCTGCAGCCGCAGCACGTTAATCAGGTGTTCACCGGCGTGGCGACCAGCCGCGCACTGCTCGGCCAGAGCCAAACCGTGGTGAATGGATTGATTTCACCTACCGGCACGCCTGGTATGGTGAAAATCTCCACCGGACCGCGCAGCTCAAAGAGCGCCGACGCGATTGTGCCGATCGACAGCGCCATCGCCATGCTGCAGGACATGGGCGGCAGCTCGGTGAAATACTTCCCAATGGGCGGCCTGAAGGCGGTGAATGAGTATCGCGCGGTGGCGGAAGCCTGTGCGCATCACGACTTCTGGCTGGAGCCAACCGGCGGCATCGATCTTAACAACTTCGAAGAGATTGTACGTATTGCGCTTGATGCAGGCGTAAGCAAAGTGATCCCGCACGTCTACAGTTCGATTATTGATAGCGCAAGCGGCGACACGCGCATTGACGACGTGCGTCAGCTTCTGGCAACGTGCAAGAAACTGCTGTAACAAATGAGTAACAGGTGAGCTCCGTGAGATTTCCCAATCAGCGTCTGACCCAGCTTTTCGCTGCGCTGCAAAATGAAACGCTGCCGCAGGATGAGCTGGCACGCCGCTTTTCCGTTTCGACGCGCACGGTGCGCACCGATATCACCGCGCTGAACGCGCTGCTGGAGCAGCACGGCGCGCAGTTTGTGCTGGCGCGCGGCGCGGGATATCAACTCAAAATTGATGATGCGGCGCGCTTTGGCCGGCTGCAGGAAGAGAGCGCCACGCCGCTGCGCGTGCCGCGCACCTCGCAGGAACGCGTGCGCTACCTGCTGACGCGGTTTCTCACCGCCGCTTATTCCATCAAGCTGGAAGATCTGTCGGAGGAGTGGTTTGTCAGTCGCGCCACGCTGCAAAGCGATATGGCGATCGTTCGCGAATGGCTCGGCCGCTATCACCTCAATATCGAAACCAAACCGCATTACGGCATGAAGCTGTTTGGCAGCGAGGCGGCGATCCGCACCTGCTTAACCGATTTGCTGTGGCAGATTGATCAGGAAACGCCGGACAGCCCGCTGCTGACGGTGGAGGCGCTACACAGCGGCATTCTGGCGCAGCTCGAGCCCTTGCTGCAACAGTGCTTTGCCCAGCACGCGATTCGTCTCAGCGATGAAGGCGATCGCTATCTGCAAATTTACTGCGCGGTGGCGGTGCGACGTATCAGCGAAGGCTTTCCCCTCAACGATCCGGGTGCGGAAGATGTGGGCGATGAGGTGCGCGAGGCGGCTCACGATCTGGTTAATCTGATGCGTCCGCTGGTCGGCAAGCCAATTTCGCAGGCGGAAGAGAACTGGCTGCGCGTTAACATCGCCGCGCGTCAAATTCAGGCGCTGGCACCCAGCACCATCAACGCCGATGATGCTGATGCGCTGGTCGATTACCTGCTGAATTACATCAACACCCATTACAACTATCGGCTGCAGCACGATGAGCAGCTGCGCGCCGATCTGCTCACCCATATCAAAACCATGATCACCCGGGTGCGCTACCAAATCCACATACCTAATCCGCTGTTGAGTAACATCAAACAGCACTATCCCATGGCCTACGATGTGACGCTGGCGGCAGTTACCAGCTGGGGCAAATACACGCCTTACACCATCAGTGAGAACGAGAT contains:
- a CDS encoding DgaE family pyridoxal phosphate-dependent ammonia lyase; translation: MSSIYEKYDLKQVINASGRMTILGVSTPSADVVDTVGYGLNHYFEMKDLVNKTGAYIATLLDVESAVVVSCASAGIAQSVAAVIVKDNDWLLENLHAAPLNVPHDIVVPKGHNVNFGAPVGTMVALGGGRLIEAGYSNECSPEQLAAAITPTTAALMYIKSHHCVQKSHLSVEQAAVVARKHSIPLIVDAAAEEDLQCYYKMGADLVIYSGAKAIEGPTSGLVIGRTQYVEWVKRQSNGIGRAMKVGKEGILGLTQAIENYLVQPKTSGAEMVANMTPFIDNLNTLNGVSARVVWDAAGRDIARAEIKFDEAVTGWPTGELVQALKTGDIAIYFRGYKANEGIIEADVRSVSAEQLHIIFSAIQALISGGKRA
- a CDS encoding amidohydrolase/deacetylase family metallohydrolase — protein: MFDLILRRARLCDEQLVDIAIQHGKIVAVGEVNGTAQQERDLAGRFYVSAGWIDSHVHCYPKSPIYHDEADSIGMAQGVTTVVDAGSTGADDIDDFYQLTRTATTEVRALINISRTGIVTQNELADMAQIDGDAVVQAVKRRPDFIVGLKARMSSSVVGENGIQPLVRAKAIQQAAGNLPLMVHIGNNPPVLEEIADLLTSGDIITHCFNGKPNRILSPQGELKAAVKNAIARGVKLDIGHGSASFSFAVAREAIAQGILPDTISSDIYCRNRLNGPVHSLAHVMSKFFSIGMTLPQIIACVTANAAAGLRLAGKGRLTEGYDADLTIFTVKEETRSFVDAEGDQVLGEQHLLPQAVVIGGHWHLTDEGKANHVFDL
- the dagF gene encoding 2-dehydro-3-deoxy-phosphogluconate aldolase, which gives rise to MSLNPNFYQDRLCLNVLAGSKQNAKEIWQAAEGHVLVGVLSKNYASNEDAIADMREYAALIDNALSVGLGAGDPNQSTMVSEISAVLQPQHVNQVFTGVATSRALLGQSQTVVNGLISPTGTPGMVKISTGPRSSKSADAIVPIDSAIAMLQDMGGSSVKYFPMGGLKAVNEYRAVAEACAHHDFWLEPTGGIDLNNFEEIVRIALDAGVSKVIPHVYSSIIDSASGDTRIDDVRQLLATCKKLL
- a CDS encoding BglG family transcription antiterminator yields the protein MRFPNQRLTQLFAALQNETLPQDELARRFSVSTRTVRTDITALNALLEQHGAQFVLARGAGYQLKIDDAARFGRLQEESATPLRVPRTSQERVRYLLTRFLTAAYSIKLEDLSEEWFVSRATLQSDMAIVREWLGRYHLNIETKPHYGMKLFGSEAAIRTCLTDLLWQIDQETPDSPLLTVEALHSGILAQLEPLLQQCFAQHAIRLSDEGDRYLQIYCAVAVRRISEGFPLNDPGAEDVGDEVREAAHDLVNLMRPLVGKPISQAEENWLRVNIAARQIQALAPSTINADDADALVDYLLNYINTHYNYRLQHDEQLRADLLTHIKTMITRVRYQIHIPNPLLSNIKQHYPMAYDVTLAAVTSWGKYTPYTISENEIGFLVLHIGVGLERHYDVGYQRHPQVLLVCDSGNSTLRMIEALLLRKYPQLVVTARLSQRDYELREQIDEDFVISTARLTEKNKPIAVMSPFPTEFQLEQVGKLVLVDRTRPYMLEKYFDAQHFMVLDKPMAQADLFRLLCQQLESEGYVDADFNPSVEEREAIVSTLLGEGIALPHSLGLLAKKTVVYTVLAPHGVSWGEETASVIFLLAISKSEYEEAMAIYDLFVTFLRERATTRLRDCADFISFKAVAIDCLSRL
- a CDS encoding DUF4311 domain-containing protein, yielding MFLIILFKSLIIGGLVGVGVGAGAARMFHAPTTQGMGAFRTLGELNSCEGDPASHFSFGLGFFFNAWASSVAAGSFTQDVDHRILPNWGAAALMVKNRNVAETLHNPKRMAIACGIIGMIVVAFLNSTASAVPAALQVTAVKVLVPAANLLVNTVMPVIFWLAAIDAGKKSGFWATIFGGLAQLIMGNAVPGLVLGILIGKGVEESGWNKVTKVMMFAIVLLFALSGFFRGFDMKLLQSFQLGIPGWLDMIHNSVSGK
- a CDS encoding DUF4310 family protein, giving the protein MNENVNKGFWYADWSFPIFVGLLSSGVFAGTHMYYLYGIGAFNEVAFVSMLRSGMETGVYGAVAAFGASFLFARIIEGSLVGILDIGGAIQTGVGLGVPALLLGAGIVFPVANFAASLATGLVVGLAIGYLIILARKFTINQSDSTYGADVMMGAGNASGRFLGPLIILSAMAASIPIGLGSLVGALLFYLWNKPITGGAILGAMVLGALFPISL